From one Mytilus edulis chromosome 1, xbMytEdul2.2, whole genome shotgun sequence genomic stretch:
- the LOC139481909 gene encoding integrase/recombinase xerD homolog, translating to YFVFVICTGLTLGRFVTEAVEDSGIGEDNPLHDLVDSFSSRLLDSRSDSTVRKYNYAFKKWKTFSHEHNLTYLPASPIHVSLYLVHLLDSGATYSTINSVFYSIKWAHDMSGQLDPTENAFVKNIVESAQRTAKAPVVKKDPVSNDNLISLCSMFQGSNDLTVVRDLAMILLSYSAFLRFSELSNLKCNDIMFKDSYLIVKIKKSKTDQYRAGDEVLVSKGQSMACPFDMLLKYVGMAHLDMFSDKYLFRPLYKSKNKSGLIQVNKPISYSTARECILKRLKLVAPELNLGLPSLRSGGATAAANSDVNERCWKRHGRWKSDSSKDGYVADSMENRLKVSKQLGL from the coding sequence tattttgtatttgttatttgtaCAGGGTTAACGCTTGGACGTTTTGTAACAGAAGCCGTGGAGGATAGTGGTATTGGAGAGGATAATCCTTTACATGATTTGGTGGATAGTTTTTCGTCGAGACTGCTTGATTCCAGGAGTGACAGTACTGTTAGAAAATATAACTAtgcttttaaaaaatggaaaacattttCGCATGAACATAATTTGACTTATTTGCCAGCATCGCCTATTCATGTTTCCTTATATTTAGTTCATTTGCTTGATTCAGGTGCTACATACAGTACAATCAATAGTGTTTTTTATTCCATTAAATGGGCCCATGACATGTCAGGTCAGTTAGATCCTACAGAGAAtgcttttgtaaaaaatatagttGAGTCGGCTCAACGTACTGCTAAAGCTCCAGTTGTAAAGAAGGATCCTGTGTCCAATGATAATTTGATAAGTTTATGTTCTATGTTTCAAGGGTCGAATGATTTAACAGTAGTTAGGGATCTGGCTATGATTTTACTGAGTTATAGCGCTTTTCTTAGATTTAGTGAGTTGAGTAATCTGAAATGTAACGACATTATGTTTAAAGATAGTTATTTAATTGTAAAGATTAAAAAGAGCAAAACTGACCAATATAGAGCTGGAGATGAAGTTTTGGTTTCTAAAGGTCAATCAATGGCTTGTCCCTTTGACATGTTATTAAAGTATGTTGGTATGGCGCATTTAGATATGTTTTCAGACAAGTATTTGTTTCGTCCATTGTACAAATCTAAGAACAAGTCTGGTTTAATTCAGGTTAACAAACCGATCAGCTATAGCACAGCTAGAGAATGCATACTGAAGCGTTTGAAATTAGTTGCTCCAGAGTTAAACCTTGGTTTGCCCTCTTTAAGGTCTGGTGGTGCCACTGCGGCGGCTAATTCTGACGTTAACGAAAGGTGCTGGAAGCGCCATGGTAGATGGAAAAGCGATTCTAGTAAGGATGGTTATGTGGCTGATTCTATGGAAAACAGATTAAAAGTGTCGAAGCAATTAGGTTTATGA
- the LOC139512877 gene encoding uncharacterized protein, producing the protein MYLDDRLGGANDFQSAERASSYIRSSLSEFGFLITEEKCVWYPQQNMTWIGLVWDMEFGKLRVSSERIDRLVDVISKILFCVGKGKMLHNAKFVAGIVGQIISMQAVLGNLVRLRTRELYNCILLRASWKSLVALTAPAVEELRYWLNSVTQLNEQGNDLHESDVCDLVAFTDASEVGFGGYIVPAVDGICAESVCDSLEILTDCCLELPGNSLNTVVGSWTVLESGKSSTWRELEAVSRTVKSSLRCLENHCLKLNTDNKNVTSIVKNGSKKPELQNIACELNYLCSENNIKIKPHWIPREQNKIADGLSRYSDCDDWGIKESVFRMLDKLWGKHTIDRFATDYNTKCSRFNSKCWCKNTEAIDAFSQNWFGENNWLVPPPNVVCKVIRKLCSDEANCTLVVPLWYSSPYWLMLHDIFGNLKHFIKEKHQIMSISPVVPGRGNNGVFGKYMKFSLIAFKIRFN; encoded by the coding sequence ATGTATCTTGATGATAGGCTTGGAGGTGCAAATGATTTTCAATCAGCTGAAAGAGCTAGCTCGTATATAAGATCTAGTTTGTCTGAATTTGGTTTTTTAATAACTGAAGAAAAATGTGTTTGGTATCCACAGCAAAATATGACCTGGATAGGTTTAGTATGGGATATGGAGTTCGGGAAACTTAGAGTTTCCAGTGAACGTATTGACAGATTAGTTGATGTTATCAGTAAAATACTTTTCTGTGTCGGAAAAGGAAAAATGTTGCACAATGCAAAGTTTGTTGCCGGAATTGTTGGTCAGATTATATCAATGCAAGCTGTGTTAGGTAACTTAGTTAGGCTTAGAACTAGAGAATTGTATAACTGTATACTATTAAGGGCAAGTTGGAAGTCACTTGTCGCTCTGACAGCTCCGGCTGTCGAGGAGCTCAGATACTGGTTAAATTCAGTAACGCAGTTAAATGAGCAAGGTAATGATCTGCATGAGTCAGATGTATGTGATTTGGTGGCGTTTACTGATGCCTCAGAAGTAGGTTTTGGGGGCTATATTGTGCCCGCAGTTGATGGCATATGTGCCGAGTCGGTCTGTGACTCGTTAGAAATTCTGACTGACTGTTGTCTAGAATTACCAGGTAACAGTTTGAATACTGTAGTAGGAAGTTGGACAGTATTGGAAAGTGGTAAAAGTTCAACATGGCGTGAACTTGAAGCAGTAAGCAGAACAGTGAAAAGTTCGTTAAGATGTTTAGAAAACCATTGTTTAAAATTGAATACAGACAATAAGAATGTAACTAGTATAGTTAAAAATGGTAGCAAAAAACCTGAACTGCAAAATATTGCTTGTGAGCTAAATTATTTATGTTCAGagaacaatataaaaattaaaccaCATTGGATTCCAagagaacaaaataaaattgctgATGGTCTGAGTAGATATTCAGATTGCGACGACTGGGGTATTAAAGAATCTGTATTTCGAATGTTAGATAAGTTATGGGGTAAACATACAATAGACAGATTTGCTACAGATTACAACACTAAATGTTCGAGATTCAATTCTAAATGTTGGTGTAAGAATACAGAAGCAATTGATGCGTTCTCACAAAACTGGTTTGGTGAAAACAATTGGTTAGTACCACCACCAAATGTTGTTTGTAAGGTTATAAGAAAACTGTGCAGTGATGAGGCAAATTGTACATTGGTGGTTCCATTGTGGTATTCTTCACCTTATTGGTTGATGTTGCAtgatatttttggaaatttgaaACATTTCATAAAAGAAAAGCATCAAATAATGAGCATTAGTCCTGTTGTTCCCGGAAGGGGAAATAATGGTGTATTTgggaaatatatgaaattttccTTGATTGCATTTAAGATcagatttaattga